The nucleotide sequence GCCAGGGCCGCGACAACCCGGCCGCCCTCCCCCCTCCGGCCCCGGGCTCCTCCTCAGCTCCGGGCCCCGTCTCCAACCATCCTCGCCCCCTTGCTTCAACTGCGGGGTGGCGGGCCACTCGCAGGTCAACTGCTCTAGCCCTCAGTGCTGCTACATTTGCAAAGACCCTGGGCATCCCGCCCTCTTGTGCCCAGATCGTCCGGTGTCGTCAGAGCTCATGATGTACGGCCACGGTATCGAGGGGCTGGGCTTCTTCCACCGGTAGGTTCCCGACATCCCGCCGCCCACCCCCTCCCTTCAGGCAGTCGTCACTGTGGTTGACGGGATGGCCTCTCCGGAGATGATCGAGGCCGAGCTTAACCACCTCTACCGTCGCCGGTGGGACTGGGTGGTCCCTCCTACTACCGGTCACATCTTCTCAGTGGTCTTCCCCGACGTCGTCAGCTACGGCTATGTGCCACGCGTAGTGGCCAGATCACCCTCGCcctcaaccagctcgtcgtcgaCATCACCGAGTCGGTCCTTGATGCCACAGTGGTGGCTGTCCTGGATACTGCTTGGATCCTTGTGGGCGGCCTCCCCGACATCGCCCGGTCTGAGCTTTGTCATCCGCCAGATGTCCAGGATtctgggcaaggtggtggtggtggacgagctctccctcccacaaggaagaggaggtccgggtcaaggtcaaGTGTTTAGACTCCTCCAGGCTCCACGCCACCGTCCGCGTGTTCTTCAATGACCAGGGTTATGACCTCCGGATTGCCCCCAAGCCTCCCAACCACGTCGGTCGTCCCTGCTTCACCGACGGCGGCCCCCCTGGCGACAACCCGGGGGCCGACGGAGACTACCAcgaccgccaccgcccccgctctCGCCGGTCGGAGGACGAGGGGGGATCGGAGGACTCTCACTCCGGGTCCCAGTCTCGCTctccgtcgcctccggccaccggcGGGCATGGGCGGCAGACCGCGCCGGGTCTGCCTCTCGAGGCCCCTCTCGGCTCGGTGGCCGAGGCCAGCGACGCCTCCAGCGTGGGCTTGGTCGTCTGCCCCGGATCCTCTCCTCGCTCCCCCGCCCCTGCCGGGtcgccactccctcgctcccccgcTCCGCTGCTGGTCCCTGACCCATCGTCGCTGCTCGCCGAGGGGGAGGCGACATCCCCTCCTCCCTCTCCTAGAGTTGTGATCGTCTCGCCGCTCCGTCAGGCCCGATGATGAGCCTCGGTGGGGTTGTGCTGGCTCCGGCTGTCACCAGCCCgcccactgcccccccccccccgtggacgcCTCGCCTCCTCCGGTCGCGGCCCCTCCCCAGCTCGCGGGTCCTCTCGCTGACCCGACCTCGCCCGTCACCTCCCCTGCCGAGCCCGACCCCGGCGCCCCCTGGCTGCGTGCTCCCTCCCGCGACGGCTCTTGGCACGAACGTGGAGACTCGGGTGACCACTCTCGTGGccgcctagccccccccccccctccgtgaGCCGCGGCCTACTCTCGCCGCGGCCGGTCGTCCTCTCCGGTCGGAGCGCGCGGATTGACGCGGCGTGCTCCGAGGGAGGCCCGGCGCTGCCCATCCACGAGCGGGCGGAGCTCCAGGCGGCTGCCAGGAACCTGGAGCCAGGTACGCATGCAGTCCCCCCCCCCTCGGCATCTACTTGTTCATTCTCTGCTTTGGAGTCGGTTCCGCTCGGTCACCTTGCGAAGGTCGCGTCAGATTCTGCGATCCTATTCAGGGGGGAAGTTGGTCCCCCCCCTTAGTCCAGATTGAGGCCATTAGGGCCCGTGAGATCCTCGACGGTCGCCTCGCGGAGGCCCGAGCTGTTCTGCTCGTGCCTCCCGCCCCGTCGATCGTATCAGAGGatgccgccccgccccctcctcggcAGGCTGGTGGCATTCCCCCCTGTCCATGGCGGAGCTGCGGGGCTGCACCCGTTCTCGCACCGCCGCTCTCCGCGCCCAAAGCGCATCTCGTGTCctagggtcaagcagccccccaatgGTTGCTTGATGTGTGCCTTCTTCTGGAACATTCGCAgcttcggccatgatggccgccgccgccaactcatCGAGTACATGCGTGATGGACACATTGACATTGTCGCCATCCAAGAAACCATGCGCACGGAATTCTCCCTCCCTGAGCTCGACCGTCTCAGCCCCCACCTCTTCGCCtagcattggctcccttctagtgggtgcgcgggccactcgggtggcatcctgTTAGGCgtcaaggatgccacctttgaggtcgGTAGTTTGGATCGGGGACAATTTTTTGTCAGCATGGAACTTTATGAACGTGCCATCAACTTCAAGTGGGAGGTTATTATTGTGTACGGCCCCGCCGACCATAGCCGGTCCGCCTCCTTCCTcgaggagctccaccggaagatctCGGCTGCTTCGCTTTCGATGGTGGTCGGGGGCGATTTTAACCTCCTTCGCTTTGCGGAGGACAAGAGCAATTCGCATGTCAACTTTGCACGTATGTAAATGTTCAATGACTGCATTGCTGACCTTGGTCTCCGCGAATTAGATAGGGTTGGTGCTAGGTTCACCTGGACCAACCTTAAGCTACTCTGACCCAGTCAGTCCTGGACCGGGTCCTAGTTTCCCCGGAATGGGACCTCCGGTGCTCTCTTGCTTCCCTCCGGGCCATCACTCGGATCAGTTCTGACCAcgtccccctcctctcctccaccgaCGAGCGTCCCTCGATCCCTCCCTGATTTCGGTTTGAGACATTTTGGTTGTCCCAAGCTGGCTTCATCGAGGCTGTGACCGCTCGCTGGGTGGAGGCTCGCACCCACTCCCAGTCCTTGTCTTGCCCCCCATCCGCCATCGACTCGTGGCATTTCTGTGCCAAGCGTGGCCGGCAGTTCATGAAGGGCTGGGGCGCCAACTTGGGTCGTGACCTCCGTGAGCGCAAGAAGGCCCTTCTGTCTGCTATTCAGGCCCTAGACCTGCGCGTGGACACCTTCGGCCTCTCTCTTGAGGAGTGGCTCTCCCGGTACGACCTAGAAGACCAACTCTTGATTATCTACTCCGACGAGGAGGCCTACTGGCGTGTGCATGGGGCACAAAAATGGGTATTGAAGGGTGATGCGAACACGACGTATTTTCAGGCCATCGCGAATGGCCGCCGTAGACGCAACACCATCCCCTCCTCTGGGATGGGCCTTCTCTATTGCAGTCCCCGCGGGACATTAGGTCCCATGTTGACGGCTTCTATAGATCTCTGTTCGTTGTCGTTCCTCGGAGCGGCTTATCCCTGGCCCCGGATTGTTGGTCCGGCCGCCAGCTTGTCACGGATGAGGAGAACGTGGCCCTCACGGCCCCGAGCCCGGATGGCCTGCCGGTTAAGTTCTTCCAAGCCTTCTGGAATGTGCTCAAACCGGAGGTCATGGCCATCTTTGATGAGTTCTATGTTGGGTCCATTGATCTCGGGCGCCTTAACTACATGACGATCTCGCTTATCCCCAAGGTCCCTGGGGCGTCTGACATCCGTCAGTTTCGCCCGATCACGGTGATAAATGTGATCTTCCGTATTCTGgcgaaagggtacgccaatagggtaaCCCTGCTCGCGGACCACATTACCCACCCCAACCAATCGGCCTTCATCCAAGGATGATATATTCTGGATGGGGTGCTAGTCCTCCACGAGGTTCTCCATGAGGTCCGCTCCAAACACCTCAAGGCGGTCTTCCTGAAGATCGATTTCCATAAGGCCTATGACATTGTTagctggcccttccttcgggaagttctTCTACGGAAAGGCTTCGATGACCATTGGATCTCCAGGGTGATGCAGATGGTCTCCTGTGGTCGCACTGCCATGAACATCAATGGGGAAATTGGCCCCTACTTCCCCACTCTTTGTGGGGTGAGGCAAGGTGATCCCTTTTCCCCGTTCCTGTTCAACATGGTGGTGGACGCACTGGCGGCCATCCTGGACAAGGCCGGCAGGCCATATCCGTGGGCTCACTCCCCACTTGGCCGGTGGCGCTGGCATCTCCCTGCTCTAGTACGctgacgacaccatcatcatggtcgTAGGCTCGGACGCGGACATCGCTAACCTtaagttcctcctcctctgcttccaacaaatgcctggcctcaagatcaacttcgatAAGAGTGATGTGATGGTGATGGGCTACTCTCCGGCCGAGGCCCGCGACATCGCCAACCGCCTGAATTGCCGCCTTGGCGCCTTCCCCACCACCTACCTGGGGACGCCGGCCATTAGTGACTCTCGGCTTACGGTGGCTGATCTGCGTCCGACTGTGTCCAAGTTGCAAACACGCATTGAGCCATGGCAGGGCCGATGGCTGTCAAAGGCGGCCCGGACGATCCTCATCAACTCCTCGCTCTCCAGTCTCCTcttgttcctcatgagcttctacagcctccacGAGACGCTCCACCATGAGATTGCGAAGGTCCAATCCCGCTTCTATTGGGCCGGGGACAATAACAAATAGAAATACCATATGGTGAGTTGGCCCGACATCTATAAGCCTCGGGAGCAGGGCGGCCTCGGTATCGTGTGTTCGAAACGCATGAATATCGCTCTCCTCTCCTGCTGGCTTTGGCGCATCTCGCAAGGGCATGGTGGGTTGTGGCTAGACATCATCCGGAATAAGTACCTGCGTGGCCAACCTTTGGCCTTCTGTCAACGGTCTGGTGGATCCCAATTTTGGCAGTCTGTGATCCAATTGCTCCCCGTTCTCTGTATTGGGACCTCCATATCGGTGGGATCGGGTTCAGCGACCCTGTTCTGGTTCGACCGATGGGCGGGAGACTCGCCCTTCGCGGCCCGGTTTCCCGATCTCTTCTCCATCGCTGTCGTCCCGACGATCTCAGTTGAacgggcccttattgacttagggcgcctcgcatTCCGGAGGCCATTTGGGCCTCCAGAAACTGCCGCCTGGGAGGAGCTTCTTGATTGCATCGCCCTAAATGAGCTGGACGTCGATGCTGGCCCGGACCAAGTTCGGTGGCGCCTTTAAACATCGGGCCAATTCTCCATCAAGTCCCTCTACTCGGCCATCGCTCCCTCCTCCGCTCCGCCCCCCTCCTGGCGGTATGGCCCATCCATCTGCCTCTGAAAATccggatcttcatgtggcaatggatccgcggcCGGCTCCCTTCTAGAGTGGAGGTCCGCAAGCGCAATGGTCCGGGCTCCGGTCTTTGCCTGCTCTGTAGTACCCCCGAGGactcgaatcacatcttcttcGCGTGTGTGTCTACCCAGTTCATCTGGAGCTGTTTTAGAGAGGTTGTGGGTGGGAACTGGTGCCACACCAACTTTCCCGACCTATTCGCCGAACTCCAGAACTCCCCCTGCccactcgccacattaggtggcttgagattggcGTTCTTGCGTGGACCCTCTGGACGATTCGCAACAAACTTGTGATTCAGCGCACTCCGCTTCGCCGGGCTACTGACGCTATTTTCGAACTGTCTGGTTACTTGCTGCTTTGGCAGCCGCTTAGCCGCCCTCGAGACCGggacgccatctccgccttcatcgccgaccttcgATCGATGGTCGTCCGCCtatcgccgccgccccctccgcctcCTCCAGAGCCTGATTAGATGCTTGGCGATCTCCTCGGCTTCGGCTTCGGCCTCGGCCGTACCTTTTCTTTGTTGTTTTTTatggcttgttgagctgtgccctcagcagaaccttttGGATCTCTTGTTGTGTTTAGTGGGTGTGTTTGTTCTGAACTAGTTCATGTATGTGTGCtcttggcggtttgctttatttataaagcggggcgaaagcctttttcggtaagacAATATCCAGCCTTCCTGTAGGTTTTGCCAGGCAATAACATAATCATAAGATAATAATACCTGGGTACAAATCTACTTTTCAAAAATTCTTCGAACAACAGGCTTTCCAGCTGGGGTCCACCATAATCCTCAGGATTCTTTTGTTTGACTTTTTTTGGTGGGTTTCTTGGAACCCATGCTTCAGATGGACTGAAGTGCTCAAGTAACTGAAAAGGTCATTTATGCAAGCAAAGTGATAATTCTGCAGAATGATGGCATACAAAAATGTTTGGTGCTAAATGACAATCTGCTCCTAACTATCACAATTTTTATTTGTTATTAATATACAATATAAAGTAAGAATAACGATGTCTTTGGGTGAAAATACCAAATATCAGATGGGAAAATGAATCACATTATGTTCCTGAATACCATAATATAATTCTTGAAAAACATAGTATATCTATGGTATAAATTGGCAGAAACCATCCACATTAAATCATAACATAAACATGCAATTGAGCTGAGATAAGCAAGCAATGCACGTGGTAAGTAATGATGTGATTTCAACTATCAGAAAAAACTATCAGAAACAACATCGCAAATTCCATCCAAATTCCAGCCTTTTGATGGAAGAAAAATATAATATACTGTTAATCAGTGTTCTCCAGTGGATTCCATTTGTAAGCAGATATAATTAAAATGGATAGTTCACTACGAAATGCTAGAAAAAAATAAACCCACCTGGGGATTTCTTGATACAAAGTACATATCACCGTCGAAGTCGCTGTTAGCCATCTCATCAGCCAAAGACCGTGGACCAGAAATAGGAAGTATTATAACATATTTGGAAAATCCCACAATATCCTTCTCCAAATTAGGAATTGGAGTTGCTGTTAATACATGTATATCGCCGAAATGTAACCCAGGATTTGTGTAGACAAGAACCTCTCCAGAAATTTGTCCATTCTTGCTGTTTAATGTAATAAAAAAAGTAGTTAGAAAAATAGAATTTGACACTTCGCCTTCGGAATGATCTCAAAAAGGTTTGCTATCAACATTTATTAAATGCATTAAACTTCTAGAAGTCCCACATTCAGTGGTAACCTGATAATACATCATTAgtacaatgtactccctccgtcccaaaatgtaagatCATTTTTTAGATATGATACTGTCAAAAATGGTCTtacattttgagacggagggagtattacatatCGTTCAGTAACCATGCAGACAGACTCCAGACAATTTAATTAAAAATTTGTTGCCAAACATACTGCTTCAGCTATTTAATACTACTAGAAGGACAGTCAAACTACTGATGACTAAAACAGTGTTCTAAtgttcttcaacatcttcatgatATGAAACCATCTACGCTAAGGTTAAGTACAAAACTGCAGGGTATTCAATAACAAGACTTGATGTTCTACAATAAGGTCTACACACAAAAGTTTGAAAGATGGTATAAGTTGGTATGTCAACATTAAAAGAGTAATCCGAAGTTGCACACAGGAGTTCGAAtgtcaaaaattctgaaacaaactATGCATGTACATTTTGTATCATTTGTGTGCGCgtaatatttcatgaaaaaaaattacaACCAGTATTACAAAGTAAGTTAAGTGTTTAGAACTGCTTCTCTTAGAGCACTGCTTGTTTTTTCAGGACACGGAACTTGTCTtctttttatgaaactttaaactCGCATAAAAGACAGATTTACAGGCATGAAAAAATTCAGAAGTTTATgatattttttttttactttttttgcgAATTTATTTGTCATCCTAGTAGTACATGCTCCCAGCAGCCATTAGGCCACCCCAATAGTAAACATGAAAAACTGATTTGAGATAAACCATTGTCTTGTTCATGTAAAACTGTGACTAAGATATTTTTAGATTCAAAAATTGTGATTGAGGAAAATTCAAAAAACATCAGGACGACATGGTGGATATTGGCATATTGCTAAAACTTACTGTATCACACAAACTTCATTGGGCTTTAGTGTCCCAGTAGGATCTGATGTGCCCATCAGATAGTAACTCTCCTCAATAGGAATCCTTCCTAATTTGATTCCTTCTCTTTCTTCTCGAGTCATAAAAGCCAGCTGGTATTGCAAATATGCATCATCTTCAGGTTGAATTCCAGAAAGAATCATTCGTGCTGACATAGAATCGTCCATGTTGGCATGGTTATATGCAACTGCAAATAGGGGCCACATTAACAGAAGCTCCAAGCCAGTGCTTCAGTATGACAAGGTACAATAGTCGGAAAGCCACAATTTCACATTAAATAAATACAACGCCTGCCATACATGACCAAAAGCTCTATTCACAATATTTTTAACTGACCTTCGAGAGAATCACTAGCTTTATGACAAGCTTTCTCAACATCTTTTAGTGCCTTCCTTACAAGCTCCAAAAAATAATCTGCTGGAACCCCTCCATAATGAAGCAGTGCTATTAAAAACCTTGATGTAAAGgctctttttggatatttgctgaGAAAGAATGGTGTTCTAGTGTTAGCCAAAAGGAAAGGATTCCAACAGCTGTAGAAAATTTTCAAGGAAAAATCCGTACAATTAATGAAAGCATACTTCGATGGAAAAAACTTCCAATGATTACCACTATAGAGAAATTAGACTTATGAATATTAGCTATTTATAAACCAATTCGTTCAAAACAAAAGCAGTGGGTAAGCGTGAACAACCCTACTCATGCATTAATACAGAACACTTGTTCGGCATATAAGCTCAAAGAAGGTCACCTCCAGTAGCAGATTGATATCTTTTAGAAACTATTGTCTGACAACCAAATCAAATATGAATCTGGAACTGAACTTGCTTCCACAATTGATGGGAGCTTTCCCAGCAGTTACTCGAACCAAAGTGGTTTGGATGTTTGCATGTACTGGATTTAAGCACAAGTCTAGGTTGCTTACCATGTACCAACTATTTCCAGTGAGTTAAAGGACTGCCCATCCCGTAGATTTGGATCAGATGCTGTTTTGATCATTGACCGCCGTATCTTAATAGTTCCGGGAAGAAGCTGCAACAGAGAAGAATACAATTTACAGACTTCACTTAGAAGAATACAATTTACAAGACTTCACTTAGAAGAATACAATTTAAAGACTTCACTACCATGGAAAAAGTTCAGAAAATTGACAGTCCAAAGGTCAAGAAAAATGGTTTGCTTGCAGAACCCAATTTTTTTGCTTCAACGCATCCATGTTGATGACAATATAAAAGAGAATTATAAATAATCTTTACTGTGAAGTTTGGTCATATTAATAGAACCAAATTTCAGGCCAATACAATAAATAAATATAACATAGATAGTACAAATAGAAGCGTTTAAAGCACAAAAAGTATAATCAACAGAGATGGTAAATAAGAAAGGTACTAATCAAGGTAACATTGCAAgcaacaatttgtttattgaaccaGGCATTTGCTAAACAACAAGCCTACTAAAACTTGAATTAAGTTATACGTACCCTTCTATCAACGAGAA is from Triticum aestivum cultivar Chinese Spring chromosome 3A, IWGSC CS RefSeq v2.1, whole genome shotgun sequence and encodes:
- the LOC123056839 gene encoding probable RNA-dependent RNA polymerase 3, whose translation is MARVGEGGGEEAAAPGGRAGGGAGMSGGAGGEPDETAVAAGREHAARGRPRGSQMAAVTLLDANDLSKVNVIIIEDIPCKDRNGNIVLSHGEPLIHTDGTGLISEDIANKCPTSVVKGNFSRTLDLQLLPGTIKIRRSMIKTASDPNLRDGQSFNSLEIVGTCCWNPFLLANTRTPFFLSKYPKRAFTSRFLIALLHYGGVPADYFLELVRKALKDVEKACHKASDSLEVAYNHANMDDSMSARMILSGIQPEDDAYLQYQLAFMTREEREGIKLGRIPIEESYYLMGTSDPTGTLKPNEVCVIHKNGQISGEVLVYTNPGLHFGDIHVLTATPIPNLEKDIVGFSKYVIILPISGPRSLADEMANSDFDGDMYFVSRNPQAGIWMEFAMLFLIVFSDS